The Tamandua tetradactyla isolate mTamTet1 chromosome 6, mTamTet1.pri, whole genome shotgun sequence genome contains the following window.
GCTTCGGAGGCGGGGGCTGGAAGGCGGCCGGCGACCCTGCGGCAGACGGCGCGCGGACAAAGGGCAGGGTCGGGAAGAGGGTAGGGGGCTCCGGCCGCCACGGCCGCGCAGCTGCGCTGCTTCTCCGCCGGCTACCGTGACCCGCCCCGGCTTGGCTGCTCCGCGAGCCTCCCgctcccgccccgcccccagcccaggcGCGCCCCCGCGCCGCGCGCGCCCGCCGCCCCCGGGACGTGACTCGTAGAACGTTCGCTTCCCGCAGCCGAGGCGGCGGCAGGAGGGGCACCCCGGACAATGCGTGGCCAGTTTCGATGACCGCCGCCATCTAGGTCTGGAGCTGGGCCCAGTGCTCCCGGTCCCGCAGTTTGAGAAGTTTCCGCTGGTTTCAAAAGTTTCCTTAAGCGTAGGGGGGCTTCCCTCCGGGGGTTCTCCATTCAGGCACTTACTTAGCCACCCGTTCGCCCTTCAGGGGTCCTCGCCGCCCTCCTCCGCCGCCGATTAAGTGATTGACGTGGTAACCAAGGCGACCGACCGATTGACAGGCATCCTTACCAACCGACTTCCGGGAGTTCCCGTCTGGGCCCGCCCGACGCGGGGCTGGAGACCCAATTAAAGAAGTGGAGGCGCCAAAGGGGGCGGTCACGGGGCAGCGTAGGTTGTGGCGGTTCCCCGGTGATTGCGCGCTGAGGGCTGAGGCGATTACGGGTACTCGGGCGATGCCTTGACACGGTCCAGCGGAGGCGTCGAACGCGTGAGCGCACCCCTGCGGAGGGAGCCCCTAGGCCCTGGAGGCGTCGCGGCGTCGAGACAGGCTGCTGTTGGCGGGTGCTTCCCCGAAGCCCCTCGGCgagtgggggaggggcggcggACGTCGCTCGGGGGGCCCGCCTCCCCCTCTGCGCCTGCGCGGGTCTCTCGGCCGGCTGGGTCCTCCCGCCTGCGCATGTCCGTAACGCGCggagccgcggtggctggtggctCTGCGCGTGCGCTCGGAGGAACCCGCTGAGGAGCGGCGCTGGCGGACGTAGGGCGGGCGGCCGGCCCGTGACGTCTTGAGGAGCGCTTTAAAGTGCAGGCCGGGCCGGGCGTCTGAGGGTCCGGCCGGGAGTCGGTCCGAGTCCCCGCGGCGGTCCCCCGCGGCATGAGGCGCTGCCGGCGCCCCTGCCCCCCGGGACGCGGAGAAGAAGGCGGCGGCGGAGGAAGACCAGCGGCCGCCACCGCTGCCTGACCCGCTGCCCCTGAGGCCTGGTCCCGCGCTCGGCTCCCCTCGACGTCCCCCGCCGGCTCCTCCGGCCACGCATGGGGGCCCGGCGCTGAGGACCCCCTCCCCTCCGGGGGTGCCGGGGCGCGTCCCCCAAGGGCCATGCCCGGCCGCCCCGCCCGCCGCGGAGGACCCTAGAGCAGCGGCGCGGGGGCCATGGCGGCCGCCAGCGGCTACACGGACCTTCGGGAGAAGCTGAAGTCCATGACGTCCCGAGACAACTACAAGGCAGGCAGCCGGGAGGCGGCCGCCGCTGCCGCTGCCGCTGTGgccgctgctgccgccgccgcggCCGCGGCCGAGCCCTACCCGGCACCCGGGGCCAAGCGCAAGTACCCGGAGGACTCGGACCCCGAGCGCAGCGACTACGAGGAGCAGCAGCTGCAAAAGGAAGAGGAGGCGCGGAAGGTGAAGAGCGGCATCCGCCAGATGCGCCTCTTCAGCCAGGACGAGTGCGCCAAGATCGAGGCCCGCATCGACGAGGTGGTGTCCCGCGCCGAGAAGGGGTTGTACAACGAGCACACGGTGGACCGGGCCCCGCTGCGCAACAAGTACTTCTTCGGCGAGGGCTACACGTACGGCGCCCAGCTGCAGAAGCGCGGGCCCGGCCAGGAGCGCCTCTACCCGCCGGGCGACGTGGATGAGATCCCCGAGTGGGTTCACCAGCTGGTGATCCAGAAGCTGGTGGAGCACCGCGTCATCCCCGAGGGCTTCGTCAACAGCGCCGTCATCAACGACTACCAGCCCGGCGGCTGCATCGTGTCCCACGTAGATCCCATCCACATCTTCGAGCGCCCCATCGTGTCCGTGTCCTTCTTCAGCGACTCCGCGCTCTGCTTCGGCTGCAAGTTCCAGTTCAAGCCTATTCGGGTGTCAGAACCTGTGCTTTCCCTGCCCGTGCGTAGGGGGAGCGTGACTGTGCTCAGGTAACCTACCTGGGAGGAGGGGGCTGCCTCGTACCTTCTGCCCTAGCTCCCCGCCCTCTGTCCCGGGAGGCTGCAGCAGCAGCCATTCGGAGCCCAGGCTTGCGATCACGGTCCTGATCCATTCTAAGTTCTTCTGTTTGTAGGTGATGGGGAATGGCCACGGCCAGAGGCCCTGACCAGAAAGCCTGGTCAGGGACCCGATCTAGAGTTCTATATCCCCGAGGCAGGTTTGACACAGTCCTGGACCAGACTGAGAATTCATCCAAAGTCATCTTTCCAGAAGTCAGCCTGACTGGATATCAGAAGGCTAACAAATTTCTTTtcgtgtgtgattttttttttctaggcaaGCCACTTTTCCATGCTTGGGCCTCCACTTCCAAATCTGTGTTGTATTTTAAACAACAGGCGAGTCACGCTTACGATCCGAAAGTCTTTCAGATGTTaccattctttgtctttttaacagagaaaatgcTCATGGATTCCTTAGCAGAGAAAATACTCCCAGGTGAGGTTCCCTGAGAGGGCTTAATTGCTGCACAGTCTCCTCTCCCAAGAGAGGAAGTTACTTTCCTGGAATCCCACAAAGCAGTGGTTGGGCCAGGAATAGGTAGGGTTGAGTATATTTAAAGAATTCTACCCCCTTGGCTGTGGAACAACCTATAAGGTCCTTCATAAAAATGGGTTCCATTTAGTCAGGACCGACTAAAACAAAATAGCTGTTTTTTTGGCCTGACAGTTATGTCGGTAACAGAACTTGGTTTCCTGGTCTATTTGGGGTCCCAGACCCTGCAGAGAATTAGCTCGGTCCTGGCCCAAGAAAAAGAATGCTTTCTGGGAACACCTTTCTTTGGTTAAATGAAGcagaaaatttatttgaaagctGTTGCC
Protein-coding sequences here:
- the ALKBH5 gene encoding RNA demethylase ALKBH5, with product MAAASGYTDLREKLKSMTSRDNYKAGSREAAAAAAAAVAAAAAAAAAAEPYPAPGAKRKYPEDSDPERSDYEEQQLQKEEEARKVKSGIRQMRLFSQDECAKIEARIDEVVSRAEKGLYNEHTVDRAPLRNKYFFGEGYTYGAQLQKRGPGQERLYPPGDVDEIPEWVHQLVIQKLVEHRVIPEGFVNSAVINDYQPGGCIVSHVDPIHIFERPIVSVSFFSDSALCFGCKFQFKPIRVSEPVLSLPVRRGSVTVLSGYAADEITHCIRPQDIKERRAVIILRKTRLDAPRLETKSLSSSVLPPSYASDRLSGNRDPALKPKRSHRKADPDAAHRPRILEMDKEENRRSVLLPTHRRRGSFSSENYWRKSYESVEDCSEAAGSPARKVKMRRH